A window from Montipora capricornis isolate CH-2021 chromosome 7, ASM3666992v2, whole genome shotgun sequence encodes these proteins:
- the LOC138057599 gene encoding allatostatin-A receptor-like, giving the protein MDKQEYLRLLSQASVNDTSKFRAVPLERPKSKGRPPKYYHPLLEKEKLVESTVRRILPSAIADSARPTGSRLAHLYGLPKTHKRQLAMRPILSATGTYNYALAKWLDAMLKPFVIGFLGNVLVIRIVHKTREMHSVTNYLLANLAVSDGLSIFSLLPPMLPHDFFPKLYCRLMNLKYLILPVSSFTLMVLAIERYHALLKPFRTVLRLKQENVKRAIAIIWISSVLTSLPNVIIESKFSDALDTCRPSSEVYFFIWSSMVVYIRYVLPQFFYRIYLDKTICASPADRQEDRACEKKKLVITFMLATAGFVVGYGPCNALYTLVFIGATQGNYFSVLSPVVKFTYLFSLCLNPFLYAFRSTNFRQGFKRIIFCRLPQIQNEMLQQP; this is encoded by the exons ATGGATAAGCAGGAATATTTGCGGTTGTTGTCGCAGGCCTCTGTGAATGATACAAGCAAATTCCGTGCTGTTCCCTTAGAGAGACCAAAAAGTAAAGGGAGACCACCTAAGTATTACCATCCCCTactagagaaagaaaaactggtAGAGTCAACAGTGCGCAGAATTTTACCATCGGCGATTGCTGACTCCGCTCGACCTACCGGATCAAGACTGGCTCACTTATACGGGTTGCCCAAGACCCACAAGAGGCAATTAGCAATGCGTCCTATATTATCTGCTACGGGCACTTACAATTACGCCCTTGCTAAATGGCTTGATGCTATGCTTAAGCCCTT CGTAATCGGATTTCTTGGAAATGTGCTGGTTATCAGAATTGTTCACAAAACACGAGAAATGCATTCAGTTACGAACTATCTCTTAGCAAACTTGGCTGTCAGTGATGGACTCAGCATTTTTTCTCTATTGCCTCCTATGTTGCCGCACGACTTTTTCCCGAAGCTTTATTGTAGGTTGATGAATTTGAAGTATTTGATCCTCCCCGTTTCCTCCTTCACCTTAATGGTTCTAGCAATTGAAAGGTACCATGCCTTGTTAAAGCCATTTAGAACAGTCTTACGCTTAAAacaagagaatgtgaaaagaGCTATCGCAATTATTTGGATCTCAAGCGTTCTTACTTCCCTGCCGAATGTGATCATCGAGTCGAAATTCAGTGATGCTCTTGATACCTGCCGTCCATCAAGCGAAGTGTACTTTTTTATTTGGTCTTCAATGGTCGTGTACATTAGATATGTCTTACCGCAGTTTTTTTATA GAATCTACTTGGACAAAACAATCTGTGCTTCGCCCGCAGACAGACAAGAAGACAGGgcttgtgaaaaaaagaaacttgtaaTAACATTTATGCTGGCAACTGCAGGTTTTGTAGTCGGTTACGGGCCATGCAATGCCTTGTACACCCTTGTTTTTATCGGAGCTACTCAAGGAAATTACTTTTCTGTCCTTTCGCCCGTAGTAAAGTTCACTTACCTTTTTAGCTTGTGTTTGAATCCCTTTTTATATGCTTTTCGCAGTACTAACTTTCGACAAGGATTTAAACGGATAATATTCTGTCGACTTCCACAAATCCAGAACGAGATGTTGCAACAGCCATAA